In Candidatus Cloacimonadota bacterium, the following proteins share a genomic window:
- a CDS encoding S4 domain-containing protein → MRIDILLNKLCIVKHRSIAKKACDKGLVQINGMNVKASKSVKVGDIIRVSLYPSKLPDEIGETNEFIMEFEVTQIPEGNINKSDINNYYHLVVKNQI, encoded by the coding sequence ATGAGAATAGACATTTTATTAAACAAATTATGTATTGTAAAACACCGTTCTATAGCTAAAAAAGCATGTGATAAGGGATTGGTTCAGATTAATGGAATGAATGTAAAAGCATCCAAATCAGTAAAAGTTGGGGATATTATCAGAGTATCTTTGTATCCGTCCAAGCTTCCCGATGAGATCGGGGAGACTAATGAGTTTATTATGGAATTTGAAGTTACTCAAATTCCGGAAGGAAATATTAACAAATCAGATATAAATAATTACTATCATCTTGTAGTAAAGAATCAAATTTAG